A single window of Psychromonas ingrahamii 37 DNA harbors:
- the plsX gene encoding phosphate acyltransferase PlsX, producing MSKLTIAIDAMGGDVGPHIPILAALKSLQLHPNLHIIIVGNRTQLLPVLKKYQLSEHARLSLIHTDNEISMEVNPVYALRHRSDSSMHIALKLVSQGKVDACVSAGNTGALMLLAKQALKTLPGISRPALISSLPNMHLGHTYMLDLGANLQCDSHTLFNFAVMGSVLCEKVDQINSPRVSILNVGKEKNKGGDVLQHCAELLKQTKHINYAGFVEANELFTCRSNIIVTDGFSGNIALKSCEGMGRVFSEQLDKAINSSLYSKLLGKLLRPILKKQLKHLHPDMYNGASLIGLRGIVVKSHGSANEIAFTCAIEHAIQETQWQIPASISKKLETVLSERDDLSHE from the coding sequence TTTAGCCGCTTTAAAATCACTTCAGTTACACCCCAATCTACACATTATTATTGTGGGAAACCGCACTCAACTGCTCCCTGTTTTAAAAAAATACCAGCTATCAGAGCATGCTCGCTTAAGTTTAATTCATACTGATAACGAGATATCTATGGAAGTTAATCCTGTTTATGCATTACGTCATAGGTCAGACTCTTCTATGCATATCGCCCTTAAACTTGTGTCACAGGGTAAAGTGGATGCTTGTGTCAGTGCCGGTAATACCGGTGCATTAATGTTGCTCGCCAAGCAAGCTTTAAAAACCCTACCGGGTATCTCTCGTCCTGCACTTATCTCATCTTTACCTAATATGCATTTAGGGCATACTTATATGCTTGATTTAGGGGCTAATTTACAATGTGACAGTCATACTTTATTTAATTTTGCGGTGATGGGCAGTGTGCTTTGCGAAAAGGTTGACCAAATTAATTCTCCCCGTGTCTCTATTTTAAATGTTGGCAAAGAAAAAAATAAAGGTGGGGATGTGCTCCAGCATTGTGCTGAACTATTAAAGCAAACTAAGCATATAAATTATGCCGGGTTTGTTGAAGCTAATGAGTTATTTACGTGCAGGTCTAATATTATTGTGACCGATGGTTTTAGTGGAAATATTGCACTGAAAAGTTGTGAAGGTATGGGGCGAGTCTTCAGCGAACAACTGGATAAAGCGATAAATTCAAGTTTATACAGCAAGTTGCTGGGAAAATTATTAAGACCCATATTAAAAAAGCAATTAAAACATTTGCATCCGGATATGTATAATGGCGCAAGTTTAATTGGATTACGTGGTATTGTTGTAAAAAGTCATGGCAGCGCCAACGAAATTGCATTTACCTGCGCTATTGAGCATGCCATACAAGAGACTCAATGGCAGATTCCTGCAAGTATTTCAAAAAAGTTAGAAACTGTATTATCAGAGCGAGATGATTTATCACATGAATAG
- the fabG gene encoding 3-oxoacyl-ACP reductase FabG translates to MSMEDKVVLVTGASRGIGRAIAEHFAALGATVLGTATSENGANAISDYLAETGKGFVLNVTDNDSIAALFSDIKKQYGAVDVLVNNAGITRDNLLMRMKDDEWDDIIGTNLTPIFKMSKAAIRAMMKKRQGRIINVGSVVGSMGNAGQTNYAAAKAGVIGFTKSLAREVASRGITVNTVAPGFIETDMTKALTDEQRAATLSAVPAGRLGDPKEIAATVAFLASDGAAYINGETIHVNGGMYMV, encoded by the coding sequence ATGAGCATGGAAGATAAAGTTGTATTAGTGACGGGCGCGAGTCGTGGTATTGGCCGCGCAATTGCAGAGCACTTTGCTGCATTAGGTGCGACTGTTTTAGGCACGGCAACCAGTGAAAATGGCGCCAATGCGATCAGCGACTATCTTGCTGAAACAGGCAAAGGTTTTGTTTTAAATGTGACCGATAATGACTCAATTGCTGCACTGTTTAGTGATATTAAAAAACAATATGGCGCGGTGGATGTACTGGTGAATAATGCTGGGATCACGCGTGATAATTTATTAATGCGCATGAAAGATGATGAGTGGGATGACATCATAGGCACTAACTTGACGCCTATTTTTAAAATGAGTAAAGCGGCTATCCGTGCGATGATGAAAAAACGCCAGGGCCGTATTATTAATGTTGGTTCAGTGGTGGGTAGTATGGGCAATGCGGGACAAACTAATTACGCTGCGGCTAAAGCAGGTGTTATTGGTTTTACTAAATCGTTAGCGCGTGAAGTTGCAAGTCGCGGTATTACGGTTAATACTGTTGCACCGGGTTTTATTGAAACGGATATGACTAAAGCATTAACTGATGAGCAACGCGCTGCGACCTTATCTGCAGTGCCTGCTGGCCGTCTCGGAGATCCCAAAGAGATTGCAGCAACAGTTGCATTTTTAGCCTCGGATGGCGCAGCTTATATAAACGGTGAAACCATTCATGTAAACGGTGGCATGTATATGGTCTAA
- a CDS encoding beta-ketoacyl-ACP synthase III, with protein sequence MNSKIIGTGGYLPVTVRSNDDLEKMVDTSDEWITTRTGIKERRIANQQETIAFMGKEAALQALEAANLTAEDLDLIIVGTTSNHNAFPSAACEIQNLLGIYDIPAFDISAACAGFTYALSAADNFIKAGSAKKVLVIGADTLAATCDSTDRSTIILFGDGAGAVVISATEDEGILSTHINADGRFGELLKLPNPQRGNAQTVHEAYLSMSGNDVFKVAVKKLSQVVVDTLAANNIEKEQLDWLVPHQANKRIITATAKKLGMSMDQVILTLENQGNTSAASVPLALDEGVRSGKIKPGQLILLEAFGGGFTWGSALVRM encoded by the coding sequence ATGAATAGCAAAATTATAGGTACTGGTGGCTATTTACCAGTAACAGTGCGTAGCAACGACGACTTAGAAAAAATGGTTGATACCAGTGACGAATGGATCACAACCCGCACAGGTATTAAAGAGCGTCGTATTGCCAATCAACAAGAGACAATTGCCTTTATGGGTAAAGAAGCAGCTTTGCAAGCGTTAGAGGCTGCCAATTTAACCGCTGAAGATTTGGATCTGATTATTGTAGGGACGACAAGTAACCATAATGCATTCCCGTCTGCCGCCTGTGAAATACAAAATTTATTAGGTATATATGATATACCTGCCTTTGATATTTCAGCAGCTTGTGCCGGTTTTACCTATGCATTAAGTGCTGCTGATAACTTTATTAAAGCCGGTAGTGCAAAAAAAGTATTAGTCATAGGGGCTGATACCTTAGCTGCAACTTGTGATTCAACGGATCGTTCGACTATCATTTTATTTGGTGATGGTGCAGGTGCGGTTGTTATTAGTGCCACTGAAGATGAAGGTATTTTATCAACACATATCAATGCCGATGGCCGTTTTGGTGAATTGTTAAAATTACCCAATCCACAGCGTGGTAATGCCCAAACAGTTCATGAAGCTTACCTATCAATGTCGGGTAACGATGTTTTTAAAGTTGCCGTTAAAAAGTTAAGCCAAGTCGTTGTTGATACACTGGCTGCTAATAATATCGAAAAAGAGCAACTGGACTGGTTAGTGCCGCATCAGGCTAATAAGCGTATTATTACTGCTACCGCAAAAAAATTGGGTATGTCCATGGATCAAGTTATTTTAACGCTTGAAAATCAGGGTAATACCTCTGCTGCATCTGTGCCTCTCGCCTTAGATGAGGGAGTACGTTCAGGGAAAATAAAACCCGGCCAGTTAATCTTATTAGAAGCATTTGGCGGCGGATTTACCTGGGGCTCAGCGCTAGTGCGCATGTGA
- the fabD gene encoding ACP S-malonyltransferase: MTNFTFAFPGQGSQHVGMLAELAQSCPVVVETFKQASDVLGYDLWDLVQQGPAEILNQTDKTQPALLTASVALWRVWAEQKGPTPSVIAGHSLGEYSALVCAGVIEFKDAVKLVELRGQLMQQAVPAGTGAMSAIIGLDNNKIAECCVQAAEGQIVSPVNFNSPGQVVIAGNKEAVERAGILLKEAGAKRVLPLPVSVPSHCALMKPAAEKLAVALQSIHFNTPNIAVINNVDVVAESDVEKIKDALVRQLFCPVRWSDIVEKMASDGITIQVEAGPGKVLSGLVRRINKSLTAQVINDNATLEKALAAVKGE, from the coding sequence ATGACAAACTTTACATTTGCTTTCCCCGGTCAAGGCTCTCAACATGTTGGCATGTTGGCCGAGCTTGCACAATCTTGCCCCGTTGTGGTTGAAACGTTTAAACAAGCAAGTGATGTGCTAGGTTACGATCTTTGGGATCTTGTTCAACAAGGCCCTGCGGAAATATTAAACCAAACAGATAAAACACAACCCGCTTTATTAACAGCTTCCGTTGCACTTTGGCGCGTTTGGGCTGAGCAGAAGGGTCCAACACCTTCTGTTATTGCAGGACATAGTTTGGGTGAATACTCAGCATTAGTCTGTGCCGGAGTGATTGAATTTAAAGATGCCGTTAAATTGGTTGAATTACGCGGGCAGCTAATGCAGCAAGCTGTTCCAGCAGGCACTGGGGCAATGTCTGCCATTATTGGTTTAGATAATAATAAAATTGCCGAATGTTGTGTACAAGCTGCCGAGGGACAAATTGTGTCGCCGGTTAACTTTAATTCACCGGGCCAGGTGGTTATTGCGGGTAATAAAGAAGCGGTTGAGCGTGCTGGAATCCTATTAAAAGAAGCCGGTGCAAAACGTGTATTGCCTTTACCCGTGAGTGTGCCATCACATTGTGCCTTGATGAAACCTGCTGCGGAAAAATTGGCCGTTGCATTACAATCGATTCATTTTAATACTCCAAACATTGCTGTGATTAATAATGTTGATGTGGTTGCCGAAAGTGATGTTGAAAAAATTAAAGATGCGCTTGTCCGCCAATTATTTTGTCCGGTGCGTTGGAGTGATATTGTTGAAAAAATGGCATCCGATGGCATTACAATACAAGTTGAAGCTGGCCCTGGTAAAGTATTAAGTGGTTTAGTTCGTCGTATTAATAAAAGTCTAACTGCGCAAGTTATTAACGATAATGCGACGCTTGAAAAAGCATTAGCTGCGGTTAAAGGAGAATAA